CCGCAACCCAATTCATTAAATCTTCCATATAAAAAACTGCGATTATGCGGGAAAATCGTCCGTTTTTATAAATATTGCAATCGAAAAAATTTTGTGAAAAAATGCGCGGCAAAAATCGAAATGGACATGGAAAACAAACCTCTTGTAAGCATAGTTTTGGGAAGCGTCAGCGACTGGGACACAATGCAGCACTGCGCCGCGACCCTCGAAAAATTCGGAATCCCCTACGAGCGCAACATCGCAAGCGCGCACCGCACTCCCGCAAAGGCGTGCGAAATAGCGTCCACGGCAATGGAGCGCGGAGTGAAAGTAATTATAGCCGCCGCGGGCGGCGCGGCGCATCTTGCGGGAGTTCTTGCGGCGCACACGCAGCTGCCCGTGCTTGGAGTGCCCATGAAAGGCTGGGCGACCGACGGAATGGACTCGCTTCTTTCGACGGTTCAAATGCCGCGCGGAATACCCGTTATGACGCTCGCGATAGGCAAGGCGGGCGCGGTAAACGCGGCTGTGTCGGCGTTGCAGATACTTGCCCTTTCCGACGCCGGCTACGCGCAAAAACTCGCCGACTTCCGCAGGAGGCAGACCGAAGAGGTCTTGGCGGCAAAATTCCCCGACGAAAAATAATGCCGCAGAAAATCGGATTTCCCGCAGGAGTGCTCGGCGAAAACCCGCTGAGGCTCGACGTGCTTGCGGCAAACGCGCCGCACTTTGTCGCGCTCGACAAACCCGCAGGCATTTTGCTGGACTCGTACCTCGGCTCGCCGAAAGGCAAGTCGGTAATGCTCGCCATGCGCGACACGCCCGAAAAGCCCGAATTCAAGCGGCTCGGTATAGTCTCGCCCTACGCGGTCAACCAAGTCGATTTCGAAATATCGGGCGCGGCGGTGGTCGCGTGCGACAAGGATACGTCGGTAAAAATGCGCAACGCGATGTGGTCGGAGGCTATGGAATTTCAGTACCTGCTGCTGGCAAAGCCCGTAAAGCCCCTCGAAGACGTCTTCGACGCCGACCTGCCCATTCTCATGCACAAGGAACGCCCTGTGTGGCTTGTCTCGCACAGATTCGGGAAAAAGGCGCGGACGCGCTTCGAGATAGTCGAAACCGTCGGCGCGTTCCAGCTCTGGCGGGCGACGACGCGCACAGTGCGCCCGCACCAAATACGCGTGCACGCAAACGAAAACGGGCTGAAAGTAATAGGGGAGCAGCTGTACTCGCGCACGCCGCACGTCTATATGTCCGACCTAAAAGAGGAACGCTACAAAATAGGCTTCGGCGAAGAGGAGCGTCCGCTCTACCCGCACATTTCAATCCACCTGTCGAAAATAACTTTCGACGGCGCGGAGACGGGCTGCGACGGGGTCGGGAAAGTCGAGATAAACTCGCCGCTTCCGAAAGGCTTTGCAACGCAGCTCAAACGCCTCGGCTTCAAAACCCGCGCGTAATTTTTTTGACATTCAGGCAAAGCTCCGCAATATTTTCCGAATGAAAAAGATGTTGCGGAGGTTTCTTATTGCAAATTGTCTAACGCTTGCCCTGTGCGCAAGCGCAATCGGGGCGGAAAACGCGGATACGCAAAAATACGCGCCCGAAGATTTCAGAAACTATTTCGGGCTTGCGTGGAACTCGACGCCTGCCGAAATTCTGCAATACTGCAAAAACGTGGGGCACACATGCGTAATGTACAAGGAAGGCATGGAAAGGAACCCGCTCTCCGACGGCATGACTTTCGTGATTGAAACGCCCGAGTACGCGGCGTATCGGCGGACAATCGACCTGTCGAAAAAATACACAAAAGAGGAAATTGCGAAAATCGAAAGCCTCTGCGCAGTCGCCTTTCCCGAAAAGCCGTTCCCGCAGAACATGGCGACGGGCTGGTTTTTCAACAAAAACCAAGTGAGCATGCAGCTCGACATGCAACAAAAGGCGGTTCACGACATCATAATAAAAAGGATTTTCGAGCGCGTCGAAAAAATCGAAAAGCGCAACCCCCGCTTCAAATTCGCGGGATTCTCGTGGGACGTTCCGCAGCCCTACGGCGACTTCAACATATACGTCGAAAAATCGAAAAACAGAAACAGGCAAACCACCCTCTCCCACTGGACGGGCTTCGACGGAACGCCCGAACGCGCGGGAATCAAGCACGACTACCCCACATATTTCGAGGGCTATTTCGAATTCTACCGCGCCCTCATGGAACGCGCCCGCGCGAAAAATCCGCAGGCGAAATTCATAGTAGAGCCCTACGACATCTACCACGACTGGATTAGACACGCCGAAAGCGAATTCATAAAATCGAAGGGCGCGGACGCAAAAAAATACATGCCCGACTTCATCTGGGCGGAGGGGCGCGGAACGGCTTTTGTCAACGACGCCCGAATCTTCAAGTCGGGACTGTTCACAAAGCGCGACGTGGGGAACTCGTGCCCCGCCGAATTTGCCGAGCAAAAAGTGCGCGCAACGGCGTCAGCCGCCGCAAAGGCCGGCGCGTGGACCGCGTTCTTTGGACGCTACGGCGGCTACAACACCGCCCCGCACGCAAAATCGATACGCGACATCGCCGCCCGCGTGAAGCTCGCAAAGCTTATCCCCGTGTGGGAGAACCTCAACAACACGCCGCTTTCGGAAAGAAAACTCGAAAACGGAGTCTACCAAAGCCCGACCGCGCACATGTCCGCCGACGCGTACTCTGCGGTGCGTCCGCAGGGCGACGGCATGTTCTTTGTGTTCATTACCGACAACGGCTCGGTAAAAATTCCGCAGGGCAAAAAGCTCGACAAGGTCGTGTACCTCGACGGAATTTTCGGAGAATGCGGAGTCGTGCCGAAGGGCATTCTCAAAAACGCGGACGGGGCAATCTACCCGATAACGGGAGGTCTTGCGGGGCAGGCGTTCTGGGCGAAATTCAAATAAACGCGCTTGACCCGCAAACGCGGCGCATTATTTTACTCAAATTTGACACAATCAATATATAGATAGAAGGAGAAAACATACATGACAAGACTCACCCTTGCAACGTTCTGCGCCGCAACGGCAATGCTGTCGTTCGGCTGCGCGTCGAGACCCGACGTTTCGAAAGTCGGCGACAACCGCGTGGAATACAAATTTGAGGACAACAAAAAGCCTCTCGTAAACCCCGGAATGGGCTGGGTGCACCACTACTATTCGGGCAGAACGGGCAACTACGGCTACTACCTGAAACCGTCCGACTCTCTCGACTGGTTTCCGGGGGCAAACGTGCAGTACATGCGCATTCCTTGGGCTTTCGTAGAACCCAAAGAGGGAGAATACAACTGGTCGGTTTTCGACACGCCCGCGCAACGCTATGTGCAAAGCGGCAAACAGTTCGCAATCCGCATAAACTGCTGCGAACACTGGATTCCGTGGGCGACACCCAAGTGGCTTAAAGACAAGGGCTGCAAAGGCGTACAGTTCACAGTCCGCCGCGGGCCCGACCCCAACGGCGCATGCTGGGAGCCCGACTACCTCGACCCCATTTATCTCGAACACCTCGAACGCCTCATAAAGAACCTCGCCGCCCGCTACGACGGCGACCCGAACATTGCGTTTATCGACATCGGCACTTTCGGACTCTGGGGCGAAGGCCACACGGGCGCAAGCAGCAGGCTTCCCCGCGACGTGCAAATAAAGGCGGTCAAGCTGCAAATCGACATCTACACGAAATACTTCAAAAAGACGCAACTCTGCATTAGCGACGACGTTGACGGCTGGAAGGAACAGGAAAAATTCCCCGTGCTCGACTACGCCCGCGCAAAGGGCGTCTCGCTCCGCGACGACTCGATTTTGGTTGACATTCCCGAAGCCCCGAACCCCAACAAAAAGGGGCACAAAAAGGCGTCGTGGTACCACGACGGACTCGCGGGAAAATACTGGCCGACAATGCCCGTAATCGTCGAACACGAGCACTACGGACTTTCAAAAGCCCGCGGCGCGTGGAAGGGCGAATGGCTCGAAAACAGCGTGGAAGCCTACCACTGCTCTTTCCTCTCAATCCACTGGTGGCCCGAACAGTTCTACAAGGAAAACAGGGAGTCAATCGAACGCATCAATTTGAGACTCGGATACAGACTCAATTTGAAGTCGCTCGAAATGCCGAAGTCGGTTGAAATCGGCGAACGCTTCCCCGTGCGCTTCGCGTGGGCAAACGTGGGCGTCGCGCCGTTCTACGCGGGCGGATACGCGACAATCACAATCAAGGACAAAAAAGGCGGCATAGTGGCGGTTCTCGTTGACGACACACTGAACCTCTCGACACTCCCCGTGGAGGAAAAGGGCAAAGAAAAAGTCGTTTCGAGCACAAAGACATTCAATATCGGCTTCCTCAACCCCAAGGAATTCTTCAACGAATTTACGCTCAATATGGAAAAGCGCGACGGCGCGGAATTCTACGGCGCGCCCGTAGTTCCCGCAACAAAGGCGGGCAAGTACGACGTCTACGTCTCGGTGGGCATGCGCGACGGCACTCCGCAAATCGCGCTTCCGCTCGACCTGCCGACGGACGGACACAAACGCTATAAAATCGGAACAATCCGCGTGAAAGAGCCGAGCGTCCCAGGGGTTGAAATCAAGACGCCCGAAAACGCGCCGCTCTCAACGATGGACTACGACGCCAGCGGCAAAAAATTCAAGTGGTAAACCCCGCCGCGCAAACAACACAACGCGCGACAAATAAAAACACAAACCGCACTCCCAACGGAGCGCGGTTTTTTGTTTTGAGAAAACGCCAGAGAGAAACAGCCCCTTTAGTGTTTTGCCTTTTCATAAAGCTAATACACAAAAAATGCGGAAGCATTTTTTAAGAAAACGGCAATCCGCATACTAATCTAAAAAACTTCATGCGCGGCTGTGCGCGGGGAGACAGGCGGAAATTTTCGCGGTAGCGAAAACCGCCTTTTGGGGGCGGCAGCCCCCTCTGCGGCGTGCAGGCTCCAGCCTGCCCCCAAGATAAGAGTGGCGCGGCTCGCGCCCAGATTCACAAGCCAAATCGGCACTTGGGCTATCCGCTAAGCCTCCGCTTATTCGTAAAACTTCCGCAAACCGCCAAGCCACAAAAAATGCGGACGCATTTTTTCAAAACGGCTATCCGCATACTAATCTAAAAAACTCCATGCGCGGCAGCTGTGCGCGGGGGGACAGGCGGGAATTTTCGCGGTAGCGAAAACCGCCTTTTGGGGGCGGTAGCCCCCTCTGTCGGCGTGCAGGCTCCAGCCTGCCGCGCTGCTTAGGCTTGTCAAGCTGAACGAAGAAATGCGGCTTTGCGTAGCGAG
The Opitutia bacterium KCR 482 genome window above contains:
- a CDS encoding pseudouridine synthase — its product is MPQKIGFPAGVLGENPLRLDVLAANAPHFVALDKPAGILLDSYLGSPKGKSVMLAMRDTPEKPEFKRLGIVSPYAVNQVDFEISGAAVVACDKDTSVKMRNAMWSEAMEFQYLLLAKPVKPLEDVFDADLPILMHKERPVWLVSHRFGKKARTRFEIVETVGAFQLWRATTRTVRPHQIRVHANENGLKVIGEQLYSRTPHVYMSDLKEERYKIGFGEEERPLYPHISIHLSKITFDGAETGCDGVGKVEINSPLPKGFATQLKRLGFKTRA
- a CDS encoding DUF4832 domain-containing protein, whose product is MTRLTLATFCAATAMLSFGCASRPDVSKVGDNRVEYKFEDNKKPLVNPGMGWVHHYYSGRTGNYGYYLKPSDSLDWFPGANVQYMRIPWAFVEPKEGEYNWSVFDTPAQRYVQSGKQFAIRINCCEHWIPWATPKWLKDKGCKGVQFTVRRGPDPNGACWEPDYLDPIYLEHLERLIKNLAARYDGDPNIAFIDIGTFGLWGEGHTGASSRLPRDVQIKAVKLQIDIYTKYFKKTQLCISDDVDGWKEQEKFPVLDYARAKGVSLRDDSILVDIPEAPNPNKKGHKKASWYHDGLAGKYWPTMPVIVEHEHYGLSKARGAWKGEWLENSVEAYHCSFLSIHWWPEQFYKENRESIERINLRLGYRLNLKSLEMPKSVEIGERFPVRFAWANVGVAPFYAGGYATITIKDKKGGIVAVLVDDTLNLSTLPVEEKGKEKVVSSTKTFNIGFLNPKEFFNEFTLNMEKRDGAEFYGAPVVPATKAGKYDVYVSVGMRDGTPQIALPLDLPTDGHKRYKIGTIRVKEPSVPGVEIKTPENAPLSTMDYDASGKKFKW
- the purE gene encoding 5-(carboxyamino)imidazole ribonucleotide mutase, with translation MENKPLVSIVLGSVSDWDTMQHCAATLEKFGIPYERNIASAHRTPAKACEIASTAMERGVKVIIAAAGGAAHLAGVLAAHTQLPVLGVPMKGWATDGMDSLLSTVQMPRGIPVMTLAIGKAGAVNAAVSALQILALSDAGYAQKLADFRRRQTEEVLAAKFPDEK